A window of the Deltaproteobacteria bacterium HGW-Deltaproteobacteria-18 genome harbors these coding sequences:
- a CDS encoding phosphohydrolase, which produces MKPFRLLRLLLPVLIFVALCVVWKTDLSAEEARGPSVLVLHSYAPDYSWTRDLHEGIVSVLQAPGVRGRYRVEYMDAKHHSSPAYTRLLLSLYREKYTGSRFDGIIITDDHAFELMTRYRDELFPQTPVVACGIGDINSIPASAKDMNVIIESLAHLETLGAALKQNPGTQKIFVMIDGTLTGQTILRDLLKQTGALAAPVEVVPVMTRAQLVEFARQRVPGELIYLLVYFEDAAGQVFTAEEIPRLIAASSPVPVYVAWDFQLDSGVVGGCVTSAFGHGQKAAQTLLDRLAGKNPPATYSKLQGVNRHTYDYRALQRFAIPMSSLPENSLILNRPLSYFEVHRSAILSALVVIGILGVVIALLIQNVLKQRKINLGNAEIMDLNREVIETQTEILSTLGDVIETRSQDTANHVRRVAAYSALLGEKYGLSSEDIALLQTAAPMHDIGKIGIPDAILNKPGKLSAAEYEMIKHHTVIGQRILHTSDRKLMSSARAIALQHHERWDGTGYPCGLKGEEINLLARICALADVYDALSLGRVYKAAWPKEKVLRFIREERGGMFDPGLVDLFFENLDELEAIKLRLSDPVGLKEKEGISGPVHCPMRESG; this is translated from the coding sequence ATGAAACCCTTCAGGCTCCTACGCCTATTGTTGCCTGTTCTCATCTTTGTGGCGCTTTGTGTCGTCTGGAAGACTGATTTGTCCGCCGAGGAAGCGCGTGGACCAAGTGTGCTGGTGCTGCACTCCTATGCGCCGGATTATTCCTGGACGCGGGATCTGCATGAGGGGATCGTGTCGGTGCTTCAGGCCCCCGGGGTTCGTGGGCGCTACCGCGTGGAATACATGGACGCCAAGCACCATTCATCCCCCGCCTATACCAGGCTGCTGCTGAGCCTTTACCGCGAGAAGTACACCGGTTCCCGCTTCGACGGGATCATCATCACCGACGACCACGCCTTCGAACTGATGACCAGATACCGGGACGAGCTGTTCCCGCAGACGCCTGTCGTGGCCTGCGGCATCGGCGACATCAATTCCATCCCGGCCAGCGCCAAAGACATGAATGTCATCATCGAGAGCCTGGCGCATCTGGAGACGCTGGGCGCGGCACTGAAGCAGAATCCGGGCACGCAAAAAATTTTCGTCATGATCGACGGCACGCTGACCGGCCAGACCATCCTGCGGGATCTGCTGAAGCAGACCGGGGCCCTCGCCGCCCCGGTGGAGGTCGTTCCTGTCATGACCCGAGCGCAGCTGGTCGAATTTGCCCGGCAGCGCGTTCCCGGCGAGCTCATCTATCTGCTGGTCTACTTTGAGGACGCTGCGGGGCAGGTGTTCACGGCGGAAGAGATTCCCCGGCTCATCGCCGCCAGCTCTCCCGTGCCGGTCTACGTTGCCTGGGATTTTCAGCTTGATTCGGGCGTGGTCGGAGGATGCGTGACCAGCGCCTTCGGGCATGGGCAGAAGGCCGCGCAGACCCTGCTGGATCGTCTTGCCGGAAAGAATCCGCCAGCGACGTACAGCAAGCTGCAGGGCGTGAACCGGCACACCTACGATTACAGGGCGCTGCAGCGTTTCGCCATTCCCATGTCCAGCCTGCCTGAAAATTCGCTCATCCTGAACCGTCCGCTGTCCTATTTCGAGGTCCATCGTTCCGCCATTTTGAGCGCCTTGGTGGTCATCGGCATTCTCGGGGTGGTCATTGCGCTCCTGATCCAGAACGTGCTCAAACAACGCAAGATCAACCTTGGCAATGCCGAAATAATGGACTTGAACCGGGAGGTCATCGAGACGCAGACAGAAATTTTGTCCACCCTGGGAGATGTCATCGAGACGCGCTCCCAGGATACGGCGAACCACGTGCGCAGAGTGGCCGCCTATTCGGCCCTGCTCGGAGAAAAATACGGACTGTCCTCGGAGGACATCGCGCTCCTGCAGACTGCCGCCCCGATGCACGACATCGGCAAGATCGGTATCCCGGACGCGATCCTGAACAAACCCGGCAAGCTCTCCGCCGCGGAATACGAGATGATCAAGCACCACACGGTCATCGGGCAGCGCATCCTGCACACCTCCGACAGGAAACTCATGTCCAGCGCTCGCGCCATCGCCCTGCAGCACCATGAGCGTTGGGACGGGACCGGCTACCCTTGCGGCCTGAAGGGGGAGGAGATCAACCTGCTGGCAAGGATCTGCGCGCTGGCGGACGTCTATGACGCGTTGTCGCTGGGGCGGGTCTACAAGGCGGCCTGGCCCAAGGAAAAGGTGCTTCGGTTCATACGCGAAGAGCGGGGCGGAATGTTCGACCCCGGGCTCGTGGACCTGTTTTTCGAGAATCTTGATGAGCTGGAAGCCATCAAGCTCAGGCTTTCGGATCCTGTCGGCCTGAAGGAGAAGGAGGGAATTTCGGGGCCTGTGCATTGCCCCATGCGCGAATCCGGCTGA
- a CDS encoding cell envelope integrity protein CreD, whose product MTDLFPPLFETQDANQSKAIRQLKNPSSHSSSLCVWPAQNLHNFARTFHKPLLPSARGARSPSLKPEPQRKENSMQNHFLYKIGFIVLLIILLMIPQTMLESLISERNVWRRAAYSSIERSWPGAQTLGGPILAVPYQMSWMVSEVISDGSKRVVTRQQSSHSTAYLLPKTLEAASELETAVRYRGIYEVPVYSGAARFKGEFDTQPLLEIVSENPEKRIEWGTPQVSVLVSDQRGIVRSGPLQWLGQELEFKPGSDTPNFPNGMHVKVPVLDTQRGETIPFAFDMDLSGMKSMQFALLAENMDIRLSADWAHPGFFGDMLPETRDIGDTGFSSRWRSSAFSGNTAEALAGLHNGDGRNLMQRTVGVNFVQPVDVYQQSERSIKYALLFLLLTFSCMTLFELLKKLPLHPVQYTFVGVALLIFYLLLIALSEHISFLWAYVCAALACTGLLTVYFGAILRSRRHGLVLGSGLSVLYALLYIILQAEDHALVMGSLLLFVVLSAIMLGTRRFDWYILTAKAEAPKNFSFDDAKE is encoded by the coding sequence ATGACCGATCTATTCCCTCCGCTTTTTGAAACTCAGGACGCAAATCAGTCCAAAGCCATTCGCCAGCTTAAAAACCCTTCCAGTCATTCCTCTTCTTTATGCGTCTGGCCTGCACAGAATCTGCACAATTTTGCACGGACATTCCACAAGCCGCTGCTGCCATCTGCACGTGGGGCGCGTAGTCCTTCCTTGAAACCAGAACCACAACGGAAGGAGAACTCCATGCAGAATCATTTTTTGTACAAAATCGGATTTATTGTCCTGCTCATCATCCTGCTCATGATCCCTCAGACGATGCTTGAATCGCTCATATCCGAGCGGAATGTCTGGAGAAGGGCGGCTTACTCCAGCATCGAACGCAGTTGGCCGGGGGCGCAAACTCTGGGTGGGCCGATCCTGGCCGTGCCGTATCAGATGAGCTGGATGGTCAGTGAAGTCATAAGTGATGGAAGCAAGCGCGTGGTCACCCGCCAGCAGAGCAGCCACAGCACGGCCTATCTGTTGCCCAAGACCCTGGAGGCGGCTTCAGAACTGGAGACGGCCGTGCGTTACAGAGGTATTTACGAGGTGCCGGTCTATTCGGGCGCAGCGCGGTTCAAGGGAGAATTCGACACGCAACCTCTGCTCGAAATCGTCTCCGAGAATCCTGAAAAGCGCATTGAATGGGGAACTCCGCAGGTCAGTGTGCTCGTTTCGGATCAGCGCGGCATTGTCCGGAGCGGGCCGCTGCAGTGGCTGGGCCAGGAACTTGAATTCAAGCCCGGGAGCGACACGCCCAACTTCCCCAACGGGATGCACGTCAAGGTTCCCGTGCTCGATACTCAGCGCGGCGAGACCATCCCCTTTGCCTTTGACATGGATCTGAGCGGCATGAAATCCATGCAGTTCGCGCTGCTGGCCGAAAACATGGACATCCGCCTGTCCGCCGACTGGGCTCATCCGGGATTTTTCGGGGACATGCTTCCCGAGACCCGCGACATAGGGGACACGGGCTTTTCGTCGCGTTGGCGGTCTTCGGCTTTTTCCGGAAACACGGCAGAAGCGCTTGCCGGCCTGCACAACGGCGACGGCAGAAACCTCATGCAGCGTACGGTGGGCGTTAATTTCGTGCAGCCCGTGGATGTGTATCAGCAGTCCGAGCGCAGCATCAAATATGCCCTGCTTTTTCTGCTGTTGACCTTCAGTTGCATGACACTCTTCGAACTTCTGAAGAAACTGCCGTTGCATCCGGTGCAGTACACCTTTGTCGGCGTGGCTCTGCTCATCTTCTATCTGCTGCTCATCGCCCTGTCCGAACACATCAGCTTCCTGTGGGCTTACGTGTGTGCGGCCCTGGCCTGCACCGGCCTGCTGACTGTCTACTTCGGAGCCATCCTGCGCAGCAGACGGCACGGGCTGGTGCTGGGTTCGGGGCTGAGTGTCCTTTACGCACTGCTTTACATCATTCTCCAGGCCGAAGATCACGCCCTCGTCATGGGGAGTCTCCTGCTCTTCGTGGTGCTGAGTGCGATCATGCTCGGAACCCGCCGTTTCGACTGGTACATCCTCACGGCCAAGGCCGAAGCGCCGAAAAACTTCAGCTTCGACGATGCGAAGGAGTGA
- a CDS encoding sensor histidine kinase yields MKRLYRLRTILLVVMLSVLALPIGAVYVFRTFENVLVRETEQELISQAAVLAATWRNLVSEQAVALAEDLPLTPIAPLLSLNDPVAPPRPNAEPAETQPAPNLLRAAPLFSRIMRETQQITLAGMRLLDEHGTVLAGRSETGLSLAHVPEVRQALAGEYASVIRRRISDEPRPSIYSVSRGTDVRVFVAMPVLDGETVLGVVYLSRTPVSILKSLFDVRYEVALVMMGMSLLTVMLGLFVSSGIARPIRELLRQIDLLRTGEIRTVKPIAKPVTQEMARLSESFATMSETLADRADYIRRFAGHVSHEFKTPLSSMQGALELLIEHLDTMDPEQSRLFLNNLQTDTQRMKLLVSRLLELARADAMPPSRSHCRLDTVADSVRSAFRDRGLTVGHEGECDPELPIAPDALEMVLGNLAENSLLHGADRLRLSVSLTPDLIRLAVADNGQGISKANRDKVFTPFFTTRRASGGTGLGLEICRSVLKAHGASIALGESDQGATFILEFRRGA; encoded by the coding sequence ATGAAACGCCTGTATCGCCTGCGCACCATTCTTCTTGTCGTCATGCTCTCGGTGCTGGCCCTGCCGATCGGAGCTGTCTACGTGTTTCGAACCTTCGAAAACGTGCTGGTCCGCGAGACGGAACAGGAACTCATCAGTCAGGCGGCGGTCCTGGCCGCCACATGGCGCAATCTCGTTTCGGAGCAGGCAGTGGCGCTGGCGGAAGACCTGCCCCTGACGCCCATTGCTCCGCTCCTGAGCCTGAACGATCCCGTCGCTCCGCCGCGCCCTAACGCCGAACCCGCCGAGACGCAGCCCGCACCCAATCTGCTGCGTGCTGCGCCATTGTTCAGCCGCATCATGCGTGAAACCCAGCAGATCACCTTGGCCGGCATGCGCCTGCTGGATGAGCACGGAACGGTCCTGGCAGGGCGCTCCGAGACCGGACTGTCCCTGGCCCATGTGCCTGAAGTGCGGCAGGCCCTGGCCGGCGAATACGCCAGCGTCATCCGCAGGCGCATCTCCGACGAACCCCGGCCTTCCATTTACTCCGTCAGTCGGGGCACGGATGTGCGGGTCTTCGTGGCCATGCCGGTCCTGGACGGCGAGACCGTGCTCGGCGTGGTGTACCTTTCGCGCACGCCCGTGAGCATTCTCAAGAGTCTGTTCGATGTGCGCTACGAGGTCGCGCTGGTCATGATGGGCATGAGCCTGCTGACCGTTATGCTCGGCCTCTTCGTCTCATCGGGCATCGCCCGGCCCATTCGCGAACTGTTGCGGCAGATCGATCTTCTGCGCACCGGGGAAATACGCACCGTAAAGCCCATCGCCAAGCCCGTCACTCAGGAGATGGCGCGCCTGTCCGAAAGTTTCGCGACCATGTCTGAAACCCTGGCCGATCGCGCCGACTACATCAGACGGTTCGCCGGGCATGTCTCGCATGAGTTCAAGACGCCGCTGTCATCCATGCAAGGGGCCCTGGAACTGCTCATCGAGCATCTGGACACCATGGATCCGGAGCAGAGCAGGCTGTTTCTGAACAATCTGCAGACAGACACCCAGCGCATGAAACTGCTGGTCAGCCGCCTGCTTGAGCTGGCCCGTGCCGACGCCATGCCTCCGAGCCGAAGCCATTGCAGACTGGACACCGTGGCGGATTCCGTGCGCAGCGCCTTTCGGGACCGGGGTCTGACCGTGGGGCACGAAGGAGAGTGCGATCCCGAGCTACCCATCGCCCCGGACGCACTGGAGATGGTCCTCGGCAATCTGGCCGAGAACAGCCTCCTGCACGGAGCGGATAGACTCCGGCTGTCCGTATCGCTGACGCCGGATTTGATCCGTCTTGCTGTTGCCGACAACGGGCAAGGCATTTCCAAGGCCAATCGCGACAAGGTCTTCACACCGTTTTTTACCACCCGCCGTGCTTCAGGCGGCACTGGCCTCGGCCTTGAAATCTGCCGTTCCGTGCTCAAGGCCCACGGGGCAAGCATTGCCCTTGGCGAAAGCGATCAGGGGGCAACATTCATCCTGGAATTCAGGCGCGGTGCGTAG
- a CDS encoding two-component system response regulator CreB: MTKHILVADDDQHILEIISFALGKAGMRVTLARDGRQALEAFTSQMPDLMVLDINMPEMDGLEVCRVIRRTSDVPILFLSSRDDEIDRVLGLEIGGDDYVTKPFSPRELVARVGVILKRAGVRAAPEPAVLRHGPLEVCPARHAVTWDTRPVRLTATEFAILEMLIRQPGRVFSRDTIMDAAYGHDAVVSDRTIDSHIRHIRQKFADAGCPALIETMHGVGYALVRV; this comes from the coding sequence ATGACAAAACACATTCTCGTTGCCGACGACGATCAGCACATTCTCGAAATCATCAGCTTTGCCCTGGGCAAGGCCGGCATGCGGGTCACACTGGCCCGGGATGGGCGCCAGGCTCTGGAAGCCTTCACCTCCCAGATGCCGGACTTGATGGTGCTGGACATCAACATGCCGGAAATGGACGGACTTGAGGTCTGCCGCGTCATCCGCAGGACTTCCGATGTGCCCATTCTCTTCCTTTCCTCCCGCGACGACGAGATCGACCGCGTGCTGGGCCTCGAGATCGGCGGTGACGACTACGTAACCAAACCCTTCAGCCCGCGCGAACTCGTCGCCCGGGTCGGCGTCATCCTGAAAAGGGCCGGGGTGAGGGCCGCGCCCGAGCCGGCCGTGCTGCGGCACGGGCCGCTTGAAGTCTGCCCCGCACGCCACGCGGTCACTTGGGATACGCGGCCGGTCAGGCTGACGGCTACGGAATTCGCCATTCTCGAAATGCTGATCCGCCAGCCCGGTCGCGTCTTCAGCCGCGACACGATCATGGACGCAGCCTACGGGCATGACGCCGTAGTCAGCGACCGCACCATCGACAGCCATATCCGGCACATCCGCCAGAAATTCGCCGATGCGGGCTGCCCGGCCCTGATCGAGACCATGCACGGCGTCGGGTACGCCCTGGTCCGGGTCTGA